One window from the genome of Salvia splendens isolate huo1 chromosome 9, SspV2, whole genome shotgun sequence encodes:
- the LOC121747005 gene encoding 3-ketoacyl-CoA synthase 6-like, with product MDISLKLCYQFLVNNFFILLFIPSTIAISIKILFTSPEEIMSMYNSMHLTPVLLLCASFFVVYILTLFVMWRPRPVFLVDYALFKPPRSYRVSFAGFIEHVRMGRLFSEPKSVHFQMKILERSGLGENTCLPPALHYIPPTPTMAMAREEAELIIFSAMDSLLQKTGIKPRDVDILILNCSLFSPTPSLTAMVINKYKMRSNIRSFNLSGMGCSAGLISIDLARDLLQRYPNSNAVVISTEILTPNCYKGKERAMLLPNCLFRMGGAALLLSNRRADRHRAKYRLAHVVRTHKGADDKSYGCVSQEEDSEGNVGIKLNIDLMAVAGEALKSNITTIGPLVLPASEQILFALSLMGRKIINSKWKPYIPDFKQAFEHFCIHAGGRAVIDELQKNLRLTNEQVEASRMTLHRFGNTSSSSLWYELSYIESKGRMKKGDRVWQIAFGSGFKCNSAVWKCNRTIKLPMEGPWADCIHKYPVHIPEVVKL from the coding sequence ATGGATATATCGTTAAAATTATGCTACCAATTCTTGGTAAACAACTTCTTCATACTCCTCTTCATACCATCAACAATAGCTATTTCAATCAAAATTCTATTTACTAGTCCGGAAGAGATTATGAGCATGTATAATTCCATGCATTTGACCCCAGTGCTCTTACTGTGTGCCTCATTCTTCGTCGTCTACATCCTGACCTTGTTTGTGATGTGGCGGCCGCGGCCGGTCTTCCTAGTCGACTACGCTCTCTTCAAGCCCCCACGCAGCTACCGCGTCTCCTTCGCCGGCTTCATCGAGCACGTGCGGATGGGCCGCCTCTTCTCCGAGCCCAAAAGCGTCCATTTTCAAATGAAGATTCTAGAACGTTCCGGTCTCGGGGAGAACACGTGCCTTCCCCCAGCCCTGCATTACATTCCCCCGACGCCAACCATGGCGATGGCGAGGGAAGAAGCCGAGCTTATTATATTCTCAGCCATGGATTCTCTGTTGCAGAAAACCGGAATCAAGCCTAGAGACGTGGACATTTTAATCCTGAATTGCAGCTTGTTCTCTCCGACGCCGTCGCTCACGGCGATGGTGATCAACAAGTACAAAATGAGGAGCAACATCAGAAGCTTCAATCTATCAGGGATGGGGTGCAGCGCTGGCTTGATCTCCATAGATCTAGCGAGAGATCTCCTCCAGCGCTACCCCAACTCCAACGCCGTCGTCATCAGCACTGAGATCCTCACCCCAAACTGCTACAAGGGGAAGGAGAGAGCCATGCTCCTCCCCAACTGCCTCTTCCGAATGGGCGGCGCCGCCCTGCTTTTGTCCAACCGCCGCGCCGATCGCCACCGCGCCAAGTACCGCCTGGCGCACGTGGTGAGGACGCATAAAGGAGCCGATGACAAATCGTACGGATGCGTGTCGCAGGAAGAGGATTCGGAAGGAAACGTCGGAATTAAATTGAACATCGATCTCATGGCCGTTGCCGGAGAGGCGCTGAAATCGAATATCACGACGATCGGGCCGCTGGTTCTCCCGGCGTCGGAGCAGATCCTCTTCGCGCTGTCTCTCATGGGAAGGAAAATCATCAATTCGAAATGGAAGCCGTATATACCGGATTTCAAGCAGGCGTTTGAGCATTTCTGCATCCACGCCGGCGGAAGGGCGGTGATCGATGAGCTGCAGAAGAATCTCCGCCTGACAAACGAGCAGGTGGAAGCATCGAGGATGACGCTGCATAGATTCGGAAACACTTCGTCATCATCGCTATGGTATGAATTGAGCTACATTGAATCGAAGGGAAGGATGAAGAAAGGGGATAGGGTTTGGCAGATTGCATTTGGGAGTGGATTTAAATGCAACAGCGCGGTTTGGAAGTGTAACCGGACGATCAAGTTGCCGATGGAGGGGCCGTGGGCGGATTGCATTCATAAATATCCTGTTCATATTCCAGAAGTTGTGAAGCTCTAG